A portion of the Paenibacillus sp. PvR098 genome contains these proteins:
- a CDS encoding sugar ABC transporter permease, with translation MASYGNRSADVQLNSAPKQSWVRRMADSDYAVGWLFSLPFLILWVWWFLFPFVQSFIRSFQNVSFTALNDAKFVGLENYIKILNDPEFYQAVLHSLQIVVIAVPIQTVLGLLMALLVNQKIKGKGIFRTVFFIPYITSQIAITTVFMMLFKKGTFVTDFFALFGFGNVTWFADTNYALLFVSILFIFQQCGFSMIVYLSALQEVPKDLYEAGQMDGASKWAQFRYITVPYLKPITFFVVSVATILGFQIYDQIAAISRYGALGSPAGATSTVVTYFYQHGIRYMNIGYGSAAVVLFFFIIMIITFLQKKWLDDKE, from the coding sequence ATGGCTTCCTATGGGAATAGAAGTGCAGATGTACAGCTCAATAGTGCCCCTAAACAGTCATGGGTTCGCAGAATGGCGGATTCGGATTACGCCGTAGGCTGGTTGTTCAGTTTGCCGTTTTTGATTTTATGGGTTTGGTGGTTTTTATTTCCTTTTGTCCAATCCTTTATCCGCAGCTTTCAGAATGTAAGCTTCACAGCTTTAAACGACGCCAAATTTGTTGGCTTGGAGAACTATATCAAAATATTGAATGACCCTGAATTTTATCAGGCGGTGCTTCATTCCCTGCAGATCGTGGTTATCGCTGTTCCGATCCAAACCGTGCTGGGATTGTTAATGGCGCTTCTGGTAAATCAAAAAATAAAAGGGAAAGGCATCTTTAGAACGGTTTTCTTTATCCCCTATATCACTTCTCAAATTGCGATTACTACCGTCTTTATGATGCTGTTTAAAAAAGGGACATTTGTTACAGACTTTTTTGCGCTCTTCGGGTTCGGGAATGTGACTTGGTTTGCCGACACGAATTATGCTCTTTTGTTCGTCAGTATTTTATTTATATTTCAACAATGCGGCTTCAGCATGATTGTCTACTTATCCGCGCTTCAAGAGGTGCCTAAAGATTTATATGAAGCAGGACAAATGGACGGCGCATCCAAATGGGCTCAATTTCGCTACATTACGGTGCCTTACCTAAAGCCGATTACTTTTTTCGTCGTTTCCGTGGCGACTATTCTAGGGTTTCAAATTTACGATCAAATCGCTGCGATTTCAAGATATGGAGCGTTAGGCTCGCCTGCCGGCGCTACCAGTACAGTCGTTACTTATTTCTATCAGCATGGTATCCGTTATATGAATATTGGGTATGGAAGCGCGGCGGTCGTCTTATTCTTCTTCATTATTATGATCATTACATTCCTTCAGAAAAAATGGTTGGACGATAAGGAGTGA